One genomic window of Salmo trutta unplaced genomic scaffold, fSalTru1.1, whole genome shotgun sequence includes the following:
- the LOC115181956 gene encoding C-type lectin domain family 4 member E-like isoform X1, which produces MDIDDHIYTNQRPIKPRKKDGVGDQHSVWKTRFLAVAVCLGLLCVLLLAGIIGLLLYQRNQLTSYNSLTKDGDQLQTSNKTLTRERDQLQKETECLKQSLVEKVCPQGWKKLGSSCYYVSTESKSWEESRQDCRNRGADLVVINSQEKQTLVNWLCGRKNYVWIGLTDSVTEGTWKWVDDTPLTTKYWNSGEPNGGRAENCVYFYSWSSDKGEWWDYDCSYKYRWICEK; this is translated from the exons ATGGATATTGATGATCATATTTACACCAATCAAAGACCCATAAAGCCCCGCAAGAAGGATGGAGTTGGTGATCAACATTCAG TGTGGAAGACACGTTTCCTAGCTGTtgcagtgtgtctggggctgctgtgtgttctcctactggctgggatcataggcctgTTACTCTACC AGAGAAACCAATTgaccagttataacagcctgaccAAAGAtggagaccagctacagaccagcaaCAAaaccctgaccagagagagggaccagctacagaaagagacagaatgtCTGAAACAATCTTTAGTTGAGAAAG TGTGTCCTCAAGGATGGAAGAAGCTTGGTAGCAGTTGTTACTACGTCTCTACTGAGTCCAAATCCTGGGAGGAGAGCAGACAGGACTGCAGAAATAGAGGAGCAGACCTGGTGGTCATCAACAGCCAAgagaaacag ACATTGGTCAATTGGTTATGTGGACGGAAGAACTATGTctggattggtctgactgactctgttactgaggGGACCTGGAAATGGGTGGACGACACACCATTGACCACAAA gtattggaacagtggagaGCCTAATGGTGGAAGAGCTGAGAACTGTGTGTATTTCTACTCCTGGTCATCAGACAAAGGAGAATGGTGGGACTATGACTGTTCCTATAAATACAGATGGATCTGTGAGAAATAG
- the LOC115181956 gene encoding C-type lectin domain family 4 member E-like isoform X2, translating into MDIDDHIYTNQRPIKPRKKDGVGDQHSERNQLTSYNSLTKDGDQLQTSNKTLTRERDQLQKETECLKQSLVEKVCPQGWKKLGSSCYYVSTESKSWEESRQDCRNRGADLVVINSQEKQTLVNWLCGRKNYVWIGLTDSVTEGTWKWVDDTPLTTKYWNSGEPNGGRAENCVYFYSWSSDKGEWWDYDCSYKYRWICEK; encoded by the exons ATGGATATTGATGATCATATTTACACCAATCAAAGACCCATAAAGCCCCGCAAGAAGGATGGAGTTGGTGATCAACATTCAG AGAGAAACCAATTgaccagttataacagcctgaccAAAGAtggagaccagctacagaccagcaaCAAaaccctgaccagagagagggaccagctacagaaagagacagaatgtCTGAAACAATCTTTAGTTGAGAAAG TGTGTCCTCAAGGATGGAAGAAGCTTGGTAGCAGTTGTTACTACGTCTCTACTGAGTCCAAATCCTGGGAGGAGAGCAGACAGGACTGCAGAAATAGAGGAGCAGACCTGGTGGTCATCAACAGCCAAgagaaacag ACATTGGTCAATTGGTTATGTGGACGGAAGAACTATGTctggattggtctgactgactctgttactgaggGGACCTGGAAATGGGTGGACGACACACCATTGACCACAAA gtattggaacagtggagaGCCTAATGGTGGAAGAGCTGAGAACTGTGTGTATTTCTACTCCTGGTCATCAGACAAAGGAGAATGGTGGGACTATGACTGTTCCTATAAATACAGATGGATCTGTGAGAAATAG